A DNA window from Actinomadura luzonensis contains the following coding sequences:
- a CDS encoding phage tail protein, giving the protein MTDKFRDDVKQGFDGIGDDFGKQFSRDASARLRAERPVFEDEGERIGEAAGDAAGREFADGMKDNGVRFGDDASPFVAVGKRLGEQVGDAAGKAFAKAMGKEASAGFSQALDPIKRFELQLAQAELAARRAGLAAAEAGERAKAASDRAAEAAEKVKRGEGDKEEAIRLAAAAAREQEKAEIAATTAQLAKVKVSERAAQVSQAYAKAQADSSRDTDRLSDSIRSRLTPDLDRSSGVMSGLAGVAKGLGGAFTSVASSMTLLGAGAAGVATLGAAAASSAGYVAELAAAIAPLSGLLAGLPGVALTGAAAFTTWKLATGGLGEAMGAALSGNGEALSEILLKLSDGGKAFVREFGEVIPQLKAFKGAAQDAFTDQLAGALQPFVAGIAGLKPSLAELAAAFGGITRSVLEFVSAGDTVKKLDQVLVNTRTLLGGIWSALDPLLRGFTDLGVVGSNWLASFAPGLQGVLTTFGQWMSQVSSSGQAWQWLNDATDVLKQLGRLVKDVWQTFTGLLDAAAKAGGNALGILGQLVHGMNEWVNSAKGQETLVAIFKALQDIGRALLPVITSLVGAISTIAPEAAKVATALGPVLAQAIEVLGRGIAALGPGLVRMVESFGRMVEAIGPLEPLGAAIGDIFAALGGAAALVVPPLVTIATAVAPALAAALNALGPALAQLGPGLVALAGYLAKAFADPALQAGLLALGKGISDLLVAAAPLLPVIAQVAGVLGQILAAALSNLGSALGPIIAALSSALEPALRAISDALAIMLPYMQPIYAAFGQIGAALITQLLPPLLNLVPVIINSLIPAFAQLARDIQPLIPLLADLAVKFINEVLPAILPMTPELTRLAIEIARMGVALSQLVADIKPYIDQIIAIFQFLYDTLVGHSIIPDLINGMTKWFRDGVQWIKDAVSWFGDLPGMIGRWMGDVLSQVQNRWNDIRSAISNKIDDIRGNISDVLGQIGQRWADGWSNVRNIASDAWNNIRNAVSNGANDVLNVVRGLPGQITGALGDLGGLLYNSGRSLMQGLINGVYSMWQTAYNSITDVLNHLRSLFPFSPAKAGPFSGRGWTLYSGRSMMTGLAEGISGQQAALTGTLDSVLAAGAATLDAGLQMPGVAAGPPDFAGSFGAPAAAGGGVAGRTVHVENLNVSLQGVLDPTNPVSYRRLVESLRQAIRDLEREEFAGV; this is encoded by the coding sequence TTGACGGACAAGTTCCGCGACGACGTCAAGCAGGGCTTCGACGGCATCGGTGACGACTTCGGCAAGCAGTTCTCCCGTGACGCCTCCGCCCGGCTCCGCGCCGAGCGGCCGGTGTTCGAGGACGAGGGCGAGCGGATCGGCGAGGCGGCTGGCGATGCGGCCGGCCGCGAGTTCGCCGACGGGATGAAGGACAACGGCGTCCGCTTCGGCGACGATGCCAGCCCGTTCGTCGCCGTGGGCAAGCGGCTGGGCGAGCAGGTCGGCGACGCCGCCGGCAAGGCGTTCGCCAAGGCCATGGGCAAGGAAGCCAGCGCGGGCTTCTCCCAGGCGCTGGACCCGATCAAGCGGTTCGAGCTCCAGCTCGCCCAGGCGGAGCTGGCCGCGCGGCGCGCTGGGTTGGCTGCCGCTGAGGCCGGGGAGCGGGCGAAAGCGGCCAGTGACCGTGCGGCAGAAGCCGCCGAGAAGGTCAAGAGGGGCGAGGGCGACAAGGAGGAGGCAATCCGGCTGGCCGCGGCGGCGGCGCGGGAGCAGGAAAAGGCGGAGATCGCCGCCACGACCGCGCAGCTGGCCAAGGTCAAGGTGTCCGAGCGGGCCGCGCAGGTGTCGCAGGCGTACGCGAAAGCCCAGGCTGACTCCAGCCGAGACACCGACCGGCTGAGCGACTCCATCCGGTCCCGGCTCACCCCCGACCTCGACCGGTCCAGCGGCGTGATGAGCGGCCTCGCCGGCGTCGCGAAGGGGCTGGGCGGGGCGTTCACCAGCGTCGCCTCTTCCATGACGCTGCTGGGGGCGGGGGCCGCCGGTGTGGCCACGCTGGGGGCCGCTGCGGCGTCGTCGGCCGGATACGTGGCCGAGCTGGCGGCGGCGATCGCGCCGCTGTCAGGGCTGCTGGCCGGGCTGCCCGGCGTCGCGTTGACCGGGGCGGCTGCGTTCACGACGTGGAAGCTTGCCACGGGCGGGCTCGGCGAGGCCATGGGCGCGGCCTTGTCGGGCAACGGCGAGGCCCTCAGCGAGATCTTGCTCAAGCTCTCCGATGGCGGCAAGGCGTTCGTCCGCGAGTTCGGCGAGGTCATCCCGCAGCTCAAGGCGTTCAAAGGCGCGGCGCAGGACGCGTTCACCGACCAGCTCGCCGGCGCCCTGCAGCCGTTCGTCGCCGGGATCGCCGGGCTGAAGCCTAGCCTCGCCGAGCTGGCCGCGGCGTTCGGCGGCATCACCCGCAGCGTGCTCGAGTTCGTCTCCGCCGGCGACACGGTCAAGAAGCTCGACCAGGTGCTGGTGAACACCCGCACATTGCTGGGCGGTATCTGGTCGGCGCTGGATCCGCTCCTGCGCGGGTTCACCGATCTGGGCGTGGTGGGTTCGAACTGGCTGGCCTCGTTCGCGCCCGGCTTGCAGGGCGTGCTGACGACCTTCGGCCAATGGATGAGCCAGGTCTCCAGCAGCGGCCAGGCGTGGCAGTGGCTCAACGACGCCACCGATGTCCTCAAGCAGCTCGGCCGCCTCGTGAAGGACGTGTGGCAGACCTTCACCGGGCTGCTCGATGCCGCGGCCAAGGCCGGCGGCAACGCGCTCGGCATCCTCGGCCAGCTCGTGCACGGCATGAATGAGTGGGTCAACTCGGCCAAGGGCCAGGAGACCTTGGTCGCAATTTTCAAGGCGTTGCAGGACATCGGCCGCGCCCTCCTCCCCGTGATCACATCCCTCGTTGGCGCCATCTCCACCATCGCGCCCGAGGCGGCCAAGGTGGCGACAGCGCTCGGCCCCGTGCTCGCGCAGGCCATTGAAGTGCTGGGACGCGGGATCGCCGCGCTCGGTCCTGGTCTCGTCCGCATGGTCGAGAGCTTCGGCCGCATGGTCGAGGCCATCGGTCCGTTGGAGCCTCTCGGAGCCGCGATCGGGGACATCTTCGCCGCGCTCGGTGGCGCCGCCGCGCTGGTGGTCCCCCCGCTGGTCACGATCGCTACCGCGGTCGCGCCCGCTCTGGCCGCCGCCCTCAACGCGCTCGGCCCCGCCTTGGCTCAGCTGGGTCCCGGTCTCGTTGCGCTGGCTGGATACCTCGCCAAGGCGTTCGCTGACCCCGCGCTGCAGGCCGGGCTGCTCGCCCTCGGGAAGGGCATCTCAGACCTGCTGGTCGCGGCTGCTCCGCTGCTGCCAGTGATCGCTCAGGTCGCGGGCGTCCTCGGTCAGATCCTCGCTGCCGCCCTGTCCAACCTCGGGTCGGCGCTCGGCCCGATCATCGCTGCCCTGTCCAGCGCGCTGGAGCCCGCGCTGCGGGCGATCTCTGACGCGCTGGCGATCATGCTGCCGTACATGCAGCCGATCTACGCCGCGTTCGGCCAGATCGGGGCGGCGTTGATCACTCAGTTGCTGCCGCCGCTGCTGAACCTGGTGCCGGTGATCATCAACAGTTTGATTCCGGCGTTTGCGCAGCTGGCAAGGGATATTCAGCCCCTGATACCGCTCCTCGCTGACCTGGCGGTCAAGTTCATCAACGAGGTGCTGCCCGCTATCTTGCCCATGACCCCCGAACTCACTCGGCTGGCAATCGAGATCGCCCGCATGGGCGTCGCCCTGTCGCAGCTCGTAGCGGACATCAAGCCGTACATCGACCAGATCATCGCGATCTTCCAATTTCTGTACGACACCCTCGTCGGCCACAGCATCATCCCCGACCTCATCAATGGGATGACGAAGTGGTTCCGCGACGGCGTCCAGTGGATCAAGGACGCGGTGAGCTGGTTCGGCGACCTGCCCGGCATGATCGGCCGGTGGATGGGCGACGTGCTGAGCCAGGTCCAGAACCGGTGGAACGACATCCGCTCCGCCATCAGCAACAAGATCGACGACATCCGGGGCAACATCAGCGACGTCCTCGGGCAGATCGGCCAGCGCTGGGCCGACGGCTGGAGCAACGTCCGCAACATCGCCTCCGACGCCTGGAACAACATCCGCAACGCCGTCTCCAACGGAGCCAACGACGTGCTCAACGTCGTACGCGGCCTCCCGGGGCAGATCACGGGGGCGCTGGGCGACCTCGGCGGGCTCTTGTACAACAGCGGCCGGAGCCTGATGCAGGGCCTGATCAACGGCGTCTACTCCATGTGGCAGACGGCGTACAACTCAATCACCGACGTCCTCAACCACCTCCGGTCGCTCTTCCCCTTCAGCCCCGCCAAGGCGGGCCCGTTCAGCGGTCGCGGGTGGACGCTGTACTCCGGCCGGTCCATGATGACCGGCCTGGCCGAGGGCATCTCCGGCCAGCAAGCCGCTCTCACCGGAACGCTCGACAGCGTGCTCGCGGCCGGCGCGGCAACGCTGGATGCAGGGCTGCAGATGCCGGGAGTGGCCGCCGGGCCGCCGGACTTCGCCGGCTCGTTCGGGGCGCCGGCCGCGGCGGGTGGCGGCGTGGCCGGGCGGACCGTGCACGTGGAGAACCTCAACGTCAGCTTGCAAGGCGTGCTCGACCCCACGAATCCGGTGAGCTACCGGCGGCTGGTGGAGTCGCTGCGGCAGGCGATCCGCGACCTGGAGCGGGAGGAGTTCGCCGGTGTCTGA
- a CDS encoding phage tail tube protein, whose product MARGNPNAIALGPGKLYIAPLGTTEPTDLTTPWETVSAAWAALGYTNEGSSFSYSVDSENVEVAEELDPVAVALTSREGTVAFALAEMTAKNLQRALNGGSIVSGTGIVTFEPPDLGEEVRVMLGFESEDGEERWVYRKALQTGSLEINRRKGAEKATIPCEFKLEKPSAAKLFKVLFDNARAA is encoded by the coding sequence ATGGCCCGTGGCAACCCGAACGCGATCGCGCTCGGCCCCGGCAAGCTCTACATCGCGCCGCTCGGCACCACCGAGCCGACCGACCTCACCACGCCGTGGGAGACAGTGTCCGCCGCGTGGGCCGCTCTCGGCTACACGAACGAGGGCAGCAGCTTCTCGTACTCCGTGGACTCCGAGAACGTCGAGGTGGCCGAAGAGCTGGACCCGGTCGCGGTCGCGCTCACCAGCCGCGAGGGCACCGTCGCATTCGCGCTGGCCGAGATGACGGCCAAGAACCTGCAGCGCGCGCTCAACGGCGGCAGCATCGTCTCCGGCACCGGGATCGTCACGTTCGAGCCGCCGGACCTGGGCGAAGAGGTCCGCGTGATGCTCGGCTTCGAGAGCGAGGACGGCGAGGAGCGGTGGGTCTACCGCAAGGCCCTGCAGACGGGCAGCCTGGAGATCAACCGGCGCAAGGGCGCGGAGAAGGCGACGATTCCGTGTGAGTTCAAGCTCGAGAAGCCGTCGGCGGCCAAGCTGTTCAAGGTCCTCTTCGACAACGCGCGGGCGGCGTAG